The Streptomyces liliiviolaceus region TTCGTCGACCTCCTGGAGGTTCTGCATGCGCACCCTCACCCCGCCGGCCGCCCTGCCCCGTCAGCCCCGCAGCCTGTGCACGCACCGGCAGCTCTGCCCGGCCGCCGACAGCCCCGACCACGAGGCCGCGGTCGTCGTGGCCGCCCATCCCGAGCAGGGCTGGAGCCTGTTGTGCAACGGCGTCCTGCTCTTCGAGGACACAGGCGAACTCCTGCCCGACGGCCGGATCGTCGCCCCGCACCGGCCCCTCACCGCCACGGCCTGACGGCCGACCGTCACCGCCCGCCTCCTGCCCGCCCACCGTGGCGGCCGGGGCCGGGCGATGGCGGTCGGCCGGACAGTCCGGCCGGTCCATGAGGAGGACCCATGGCCCACACCCTTCCGCTCCGGGCACCGCTCGACGACAACGGGCTGCCCCGCACCACCCCGCCCCCGGCCGACGTGCCGCTCCCGGTCCCTGCTCTCGTGACGGAGACCGGAACCGGGCTCGGGGGGCGCGGCTACGAGATCACCCCGGCAGGCATGGACGAGATTTTCGCCCGCCTCCGGCCGCACCTGCCGACGTATTTGAAGGCGGTCCACCACCACCGGTACTCGATCCAGTACGAGTTCGCGACGTTCACGGGACGCGAGAAGGAGCCGTCCACGCCGGACGTCTACACCGACCCGAAGCTCGCCTGCGGTTCGGACGACGAAGCCGAGCGGGCTTTACGGAAGGCGGCTCGCCGGATTCTGGTCGATCTGTACCGCCAAGCCAGCCAGCGGTGGCAGGACGCGGCGTACGTCGCCGACCTGAAGGAGACCGTCGGGGACGCCAGTACCCGCTGGCAGGCGTACGAGCGGGAGATCAAGGCGCTGGAGTCGGCGTACGCGTATCTGCGCACCCCCGAGGCCGCCGCGGAGTGGCCGTCCGCGCTTAGCCGCATGGTCGACGCGCAGGACCGGGCCATGGCCGCGGCTTCCGCGTTCGACGACCGGGCCTGGGAGATCGCCCGCGTCCACGAGACGCACCTGTACGCCGACCTCGGACACGACGCCGCCCTCGAAAGGGCCGGCTACCCCGA contains the following coding sequences:
- a CDS encoding DUF5999 family protein; amino-acid sequence: MCTHRQLCPAADSPDHEAAVVVAAHPEQGWSLLCNGVLLFEDTGELLPDGRIVAPHRPLTATA